Proteins from a single region of Synechococcus sp. WH 8109:
- a CDS encoding aminopeptidase P N-terminal domain-containing protein codes for MNGFDSGIHARRRALFMEQLGAAAAVIPAAALATHHADCEWPFRQESDFFYLTGFDEPDAVALLLPHRPEGERYVLFVQPKDPAAEVWTGFRWGTEGAVERYGADLAHPLDQLSEKLPEYLAGAEAIAFRVGRHTSVESMVLSAWGRQLDTYARTGTAALGLVAPTPILHRLRLRKEPHELERLREACRISSEAHELARSITRPGMNEAEVQAAMEAHFRSNGARGPAYGSIVAGGDNACVLHYTANTAPLQDGDLLLIDAGCSLEDYYNGDITRTFPVNGRFTAEQRELYSVVLEAQEAAVAVVAPGGTAEAVHDTALRILVEGLVDLGLLIGDVNGIIERGDYRHLYMHRTGHWLGLDVHDVGAYRLGEQPAPLEPGMVLTVEPGLYVSDRLSVPEGQPEIDDRWKGIGIRIEDDVAVTETGHEVLTAGALKSVAAMER; via the coding sequence GTGAACGGTTTCGACTCCGGCATCCACGCGCGTCGTCGCGCCTTGTTCATGGAGCAACTCGGCGCTGCCGCCGCTGTGATCCCGGCCGCGGCGTTGGCGACCCATCACGCCGACTGTGAATGGCCTTTCCGGCAGGAAAGCGATTTCTTTTATCTCACCGGTTTTGATGAACCGGACGCGGTGGCTCTACTGCTGCCGCATCGACCGGAAGGCGAGCGCTACGTACTGTTCGTGCAGCCCAAGGACCCGGCTGCTGAGGTGTGGACTGGCTTCCGCTGGGGCACCGAAGGAGCGGTGGAGCGCTATGGGGCGGACCTGGCCCATCCGCTGGATCAGCTGAGCGAAAAACTGCCCGAGTACCTCGCCGGTGCCGAAGCCATCGCCTTCCGGGTGGGCCGCCATACATCGGTGGAATCGATGGTGCTTTCGGCCTGGGGGCGGCAACTGGATACCTATGCCCGCACAGGGACGGCGGCCCTGGGCCTGGTGGCACCAACGCCGATCCTGCATCGCCTGCGCCTGCGCAAGGAGCCCCATGAGTTGGAGCGTCTACGAGAGGCCTGTCGCATCTCCTCAGAAGCCCACGAGCTGGCCCGATCGATCACCCGCCCTGGCATGAACGAAGCCGAGGTGCAGGCGGCGATGGAGGCCCACTTCCGCAGCAACGGGGCCCGCGGTCCTGCCTACGGATCCATCGTCGCCGGCGGTGATAACGCCTGCGTGCTGCACTACACCGCCAACACGGCCCCCCTTCAGGACGGTGACCTGCTGCTGATCGATGCCGGTTGTTCGCTGGAGGATTACTACAACGGCGACATCACCCGTACCTTCCCGGTGAATGGCCGCTTCACGGCGGAACAGCGGGAGCTCTATAGCGTGGTGTTGGAGGCTCAGGAAGCTGCGGTTGCCGTTGTGGCTCCCGGCGGCACGGCGGAGGCGGTGCACGACACCGCCCTGCGAATTTTGGTGGAGGGCCTGGTGGACCTGGGCCTGCTGATCGGGGATGTGAATGGCATCATCGAGCGAGGCGACTACCGCCACCTGTACATGCACCGCACCGGCCATTGGCTGGGTCTGGATGTGCATGACGTGGGGGCCTACAGGCTCGGTGAGCAACCTGCGCCGCTGGAGCCAGGCATGGTGCTCACCGTTGAGCCCGGTCTTTACGTCAGCGATCGCCTCAGCGTGCCGGAAGGACAGCCTGAGATTGACGATCGCTGGAAAGGTATCGGCATCCGCATCGAAGACGATGTTGCCGTCACCGAGACCGGCCATGAGGTGCTCACCGCCGGCGCCCTCAAGAGCGTTGCTGCGATGGAGCGCTGA
- a CDS encoding CNNM domain-containing protein, translating to MSSDLLVLLLLVLVVLLGSALCSGVEAALLTVSPIRVHELAARERPVAGARRLAQLRQRLGRTLSALVIANNGFNIFGSLMLGGYAAWVFEQRNISGAALPVFSVGLTVLVILLGEILPKALGSRLALPVALASAPLLHWLGLALRPLVLLLERMLPAITAEAELSTNEEEIRLLARLGSQKGEIEADEAAMIGKVFQLNDLTARDLMTPRVAAPTLDGSLSIEAQRAKLMSTNDPWWVVLGDQVDKVLGVASRERVLTALLENRGLLTPVDLCEPVEYVPEMIRADRLLTGFRRDSGGVRVVVDEFGGFVGVIGAESVLAVLAGWWRKPAA from the coding sequence ATGAGCTCCGATCTCCTGGTGCTGTTGCTGCTGGTTTTGGTGGTGCTGCTGGGTTCGGCCCTCTGTTCCGGCGTGGAGGCCGCCCTGCTGACCGTGAGTCCGATCCGGGTGCACGAGCTGGCTGCCCGGGAACGCCCCGTGGCCGGGGCCCGGCGGCTAGCGCAGTTGCGTCAACGACTGGGGCGCACCTTATCGGCTCTGGTGATCGCCAACAACGGCTTCAACATTTTCGGCAGCCTGATGCTTGGTGGTTATGCCGCCTGGGTGTTCGAGCAGCGCAATATCAGCGGTGCAGCCCTGCCAGTTTTCTCGGTGGGACTCACCGTCCTGGTGATCCTGCTGGGGGAAATCCTGCCCAAAGCCCTCGGAAGCCGTCTGGCCCTGCCGGTGGCCCTGGCCAGCGCACCCCTGTTGCATTGGCTCGGCCTGGCGCTACGGCCGCTGGTGCTGCTGCTGGAACGGATGCTGCCGGCCATTACCGCCGAAGCGGAACTCAGCACCAATGAAGAGGAGATCCGTCTGCTGGCTCGTCTGGGCTCCCAGAAGGGAGAGATCGAAGCCGATGAAGCCGCGATGATCGGCAAGGTGTTCCAACTCAACGACCTCACCGCCCGCGACCTCATGACGCCGCGGGTGGCGGCGCCCACCCTGGACGGCAGCCTCAGCATCGAAGCCCAGCGGGCCAAGCTGATGAGCACGAACGATCCCTGGTGGGTGGTGCTGGGTGATCAAGTGGACAAGGTGCTTGGCGTGGCCAGCCGCGAACGGGTGCTCACCGCTCTGTTGGAGAACCGCGGCCTGCTCACACCCGTTGACCTCTGCGAACCGGTGGAATACGTGCCCGAGATGATCCGGGCCGATCGGCTACTGACAGGCTTCCGGCGCGATAGCGGTGGCGTACGCGTTGTGGTGGATGAATTCGGCGGCTTTGTCGGCGTGATCGGTGCCGAATCAGTGCTGGCCGTGCTGGCCGGCTGGTGGCGTAAGCCGGCAGCATGA
- a CDS encoding GTP-binding protein: MKGMQPTPPDTVERCQLLLEHWRSQLQLSPRDQGLLGGELQLLDRQLQRLQQRRLRIALFGRVGVGKSSLINALIRQPLLATDVAHGSTRHQQAVDWPVEIAGLTRVELVDTPGIDEIDAAGRARLASRVAMGADLVLLVVDSDLTRADLEALRTLLESGKPLQLVLNRSDRWPKQERAELLRSIRARLPVDLPITAAAAAPRSPQIQADGRVRSRITAPQVQDLQKQLCRQLENEATLLLAIQSLRQADRFQKACQELRLQQHRRTAQSLIGRYAAAKATGVAVNPVMALDMAGGMACDTALVLQLSRLYNLPMTPAAARLLLTRLSSHNALLGGVQLGLAALKQVLLLLVPVSGGGSLAPAAPVALAQAALAVHASRRTGRLVAQQLLRRRGGQPGALLRRLAERDPVVHHWLLRWPKALEQDLQPLLP, translated from the coding sequence ATGAAAGGGATGCAACCCACCCCGCCCGATACCGTTGAGCGCTGCCAGCTGCTGCTGGAACACTGGCGCAGTCAGCTTCAGCTGAGCCCACGGGACCAGGGACTGCTGGGGGGTGAATTGCAGCTGCTGGATCGTCAGCTGCAACGGCTGCAGCAACGGCGCCTGCGCATTGCTCTGTTTGGTCGGGTGGGGGTCGGCAAATCCAGCCTGATCAATGCATTGATCCGCCAGCCACTGCTGGCAACGGATGTCGCCCACGGCAGCACCCGCCATCAGCAGGCGGTGGACTGGCCCGTGGAGATTGCCGGACTGACCAGGGTGGAACTGGTGGACACCCCCGGCATTGATGAAATTGATGCCGCTGGGCGGGCTCGCTTGGCCTCCCGCGTGGCCATGGGGGCTGATCTGGTGCTGCTGGTGGTGGACAGCGACCTGACCCGGGCCGACCTGGAGGCCTTACGCACGCTGCTGGAGAGCGGCAAACCCCTGCAGCTGGTGCTGAACCGGAGCGACCGCTGGCCAAAGCAGGAACGTGCCGAACTGCTGCGCAGCATCCGCGCCCGGCTGCCGGTGGATCTACCGATCACCGCGGCAGCGGCAGCGCCCCGCAGCCCCCAGATCCAGGCAGATGGACGGGTGCGCAGCAGGATCACGGCGCCGCAGGTACAAGATCTTCAGAAGCAGCTTTGCCGGCAGCTGGAGAACGAAGCCACCCTGCTGCTGGCGATTCAGTCGCTGCGCCAGGCCGACCGCTTCCAGAAGGCCTGCCAAGAACTGCGGCTGCAACAGCACCGCCGCACGGCCCAGAGCCTGATCGGTCGCTATGCAGCCGCCAAGGCCACCGGCGTGGCCGTCAACCCTGTGATGGCACTGGATATGGCGGGAGGCATGGCCTGCGACACCGCCCTGGTGCTGCAGCTCAGCCGTCTCTACAACCTGCCGATGACACCTGCGGCGGCAAGGCTGCTGCTCACCCGACTCTCCAGCCACAACGCCTTGTTGGGCGGAGTGCAGTTGGGGCTGGCGGCCCTCAAGCAGGTACTGCTGCTGCTGGTGCCGGTGAGCGGCGGCGGCAGCTTGGCCCCTGCAGCGCCGGTGGCCCTGGCCCAGGCCGCCCTGGCAGTGCATGCCAGCCGCCGAACGGGGCGTCTGGTGGCTCAGCAGTTGCTGCGACGGCGCGGTGGACAACCAGGTGCACTGTTGCGCCGCCTGGCCGAACGTGATCCCGTGGTGCACCATTGGCTGTTGCGCTGGCCCAAAGCCCTGGAGCAGGATCTGCAACCACTGCTGCCCTGA
- a CDS encoding nicotinate-nucleotide adenylyltransferase, with protein sequence MTAAAIALLGTSADPPTRGHQVLLEGLLSRYGQVATWASDNPLKQHDAPLALRAMLLGQLVQQLQDERLELVQHLSSPYTLITLQRAAQHWPDRDLVFVVGSDLAGQVPRWKQSDCWLPQCRLAIAPRKGWPLEDATLQALRDLGGRVELLDLEVPATASSQLRQQPNEAQIPEAVWPLLLQHNLYGLSGSLC encoded by the coding sequence ATGACCGCTGCTGCCATCGCTTTGCTGGGCACCAGCGCCGATCCACCCACCCGCGGCCACCAGGTGCTGCTGGAGGGTCTGTTGAGCCGCTATGGCCAGGTTGCGACCTGGGCCAGTGACAACCCCCTGAAACAGCACGATGCCCCCCTGGCGTTGCGGGCGATGCTGCTCGGCCAGCTGGTGCAGCAACTGCAGGATGAACGGCTGGAGCTGGTCCAGCATCTGAGCAGCCCTTACACCTTGATCACCTTGCAACGGGCCGCCCAGCATTGGCCTGATCGCGACCTGGTGTTTGTGGTGGGAAGCGATCTCGCCGGCCAGGTTCCCCGCTGGAAACAGAGCGATTGCTGGCTGCCGCAGTGCCGCCTGGCCATAGCCCCACGTAAGGGTTGGCCCCTCGAGGACGCGACGCTGCAGGCACTGCGCGATCTGGGCGGACGGGTGGAGCTGCTGGATCTGGAGGTTCCCGCCACCGCCAGTTCGCAACTGCGCCAGCAACCGAATGAAGCTCAGATCCCTGAAGCGGTGTGGCCGCTGTTGCTCCAGCACAATCTTTATGGCCTCTCTGGGAGCCTCTGCTGA
- a CDS encoding NAD+ synthase gives MRIALAQLNPVIGDFEGNAKRILEAVLRAEEQAVELVLTPELSLWGYPPRDQLLEPSRLKQQDMVLQWLVNQLNSSVTLLVGAALPATDARSPRLHNGVVLVNRLGWRPIAQKQLLPSYDVFDERRYFRPGDGPCLLRLPNGKRVGLTICEDLWVDDGLQRERLDGPDPIDQLIPEQPDLVINLAASPFDASKPALRQQLAAAAAQRLNCPLIYLNQVGGNDELVFDGASFVMGADGAMQLELPVCEEHLAVWDSDHPTSIQIQPMPPLERLFRALVLGVRDYARKCGFNKALLGLSGGIDSALVAVIASAALGNEAVSALLMPSPWSSAGSIDDALALAERLGLQTNTVPIAGLMEGYDQALTAPLGATPQGVTAENLQSRIRGTLLMAVANQQGQLLLTTGNKSELAVGYCTLYGDMNGGLAVIGDLYKTSVFALCDWLDSDAALGCRQALGLPTHGELVGEAIRRKPPSAELRPNQKDSDSLPDYHALDALLKALIQERQSGPTLVEAGHDPALVQRVERLLKKAEFKRRQAAPLLKVSPQAFGSGWRLPIAAA, from the coding sequence ATGCGTATCGCACTGGCGCAACTCAACCCTGTGATCGGCGACTTCGAGGGCAACGCGAAGCGGATTCTGGAGGCCGTGCTCAGGGCAGAAGAGCAGGCTGTTGAGCTGGTGCTCACCCCTGAACTCTCCCTCTGGGGGTATCCCCCTCGGGACCAGTTGCTCGAGCCCAGCCGCCTCAAACAGCAGGACATGGTGCTGCAGTGGCTGGTGAACCAACTCAACAGCAGCGTCACCCTGTTGGTGGGAGCTGCGCTGCCCGCAACAGATGCTCGCAGTCCACGGCTGCACAATGGTGTGGTTCTGGTGAATCGTCTGGGCTGGCGTCCGATTGCCCAGAAACAGCTGCTGCCCAGTTACGACGTCTTTGATGAGCGTCGCTATTTCCGCCCCGGCGATGGGCCCTGCCTGCTCAGGCTGCCCAACGGGAAGCGAGTGGGCCTCACCATCTGCGAAGACCTCTGGGTGGATGACGGCCTGCAGCGCGAGCGCCTGGACGGACCGGATCCCATCGATCAACTGATCCCCGAACAGCCGGATCTGGTGATCAATCTGGCGGCTTCCCCCTTCGATGCCTCCAAGCCAGCCTTGCGCCAACAGCTGGCGGCGGCGGCGGCGCAACGCCTCAATTGCCCTCTGATCTACCTCAATCAAGTGGGTGGCAACGACGAGCTGGTGTTCGACGGGGCCAGTTTTGTGATGGGAGCCGATGGCGCCATGCAGCTGGAGCTCCCCGTCTGTGAGGAGCACCTGGCGGTGTGGGACAGCGACCATCCCACCTCGATCCAGATTCAACCCATGCCCCCCCTCGAGCGACTGTTCCGCGCCCTGGTGCTTGGGGTGCGTGACTACGCCAGGAAATGCGGGTTCAACAAGGCATTGCTGGGGTTGAGCGGCGGCATCGACTCAGCGCTGGTGGCCGTGATCGCCAGCGCAGCCCTTGGGAACGAGGCGGTCTCAGCGCTGTTGATGCCCTCCCCCTGGAGCTCGGCTGGATCCATCGACGACGCCTTGGCCTTAGCCGAACGGTTGGGGCTGCAGACCAACACAGTACCGATCGCCGGCCTGATGGAGGGCTACGACCAGGCCCTGACCGCACCGCTAGGGGCAACGCCCCAGGGCGTGACGGCGGAAAATCTGCAATCACGCATTCGCGGCACCCTGCTAATGGCCGTGGCCAACCAGCAGGGCCAACTTCTGCTCACCACCGGCAACAAATCCGAGCTGGCCGTGGGGTACTGCACCCTCTACGGCGACATGAACGGCGGGCTTGCGGTGATTGGCGATCTCTACAAAACCAGCGTGTTTGCCCTGTGCGACTGGCTCGACAGCGACGCAGCCCTGGGCTGCCGCCAGGCGCTGGGACTCCCGACCCACGGGGAGCTGGTGGGGGAGGCGATTCGACGCAAACCCCCCAGCGCCGAGCTCAGGCCCAACCAGAAAGACAGCGACTCCCTGCCCGACTACCACGCTCTGGACGCCCTGCTCAAAGCGCTGATCCAGGAGCGCCAGTCTGGACCAACCCTGGTGGAGGCCGGCCACGATCCCGCCCTTGTTCAACGGGTGGAACGGTTGCTGAAAAAGGCCGAGTTCAAGCGACGCCAGGCAGCACCGTTGCTCAAGGTGAGCCCCCAGGCCTTCGGCAGCGGCTGGCGGTTGCCCATTGCAGCGGCCTAA
- the ald gene encoding alanine dehydrogenase, which yields MAASVLSAPMASIGVPKEIKLDEQRVALTPDAVRELVSQGLEVRIETGAGAGAGIGDEAFAAAGAQMVSRDEAWGAHLVVKVKEPQAEEFAYLRKDMVLFTYLHLAAYPSVGEALLEAGTAAIAYETVQLENGSLPLLAPMSEIAGRLAAQVGAHLLEKPHGGRGVLMGGCTGVQPARVVVLGAGTVGWNAARTAAAMDAEVLLLDRSPQRLRSLEADRRGRLMSVVSSRGLLERLVPTADLVIGAVLTPGGRAPTLVDEEMVKQMRPGSVIVDVAIDQGGCIATSQETTHRDPTVTIHGVQHYAVGNMPGAVPFTSTEALVSVTLPYILGIAGRGLEEAVTERPELISGLNTVQGSVCHPGVAKALGVPPRHPMACLR from the coding sequence ATGGCAGCCTCCGTTCTCTCGGCCCCGATGGCCAGCATCGGTGTGCCGAAGGAGATCAAGCTCGATGAGCAGCGCGTGGCGCTGACTCCCGATGCGGTGCGGGAGCTGGTCAGCCAAGGCTTGGAGGTGCGCATCGAAACCGGTGCCGGGGCTGGAGCGGGAATCGGTGACGAAGCCTTCGCCGCCGCCGGTGCCCAAATGGTGAGCCGCGACGAGGCCTGGGGCGCTCATTTGGTGGTGAAGGTGAAGGAACCGCAGGCGGAGGAATTTGCCTACCTGCGGAAGGACATGGTGCTGTTCACCTACCTGCACCTGGCCGCCTATCCCAGCGTTGGCGAGGCCCTGCTGGAGGCAGGCACCGCCGCCATCGCCTACGAAACCGTGCAGCTGGAGAACGGCAGCCTGCCGCTGCTGGCGCCTATGAGCGAAATCGCGGGACGCTTGGCGGCCCAGGTTGGAGCTCACCTGCTGGAGAAACCCCACGGCGGCCGCGGCGTGCTGATGGGGGGCTGCACCGGCGTGCAGCCGGCCCGGGTGGTGGTGCTTGGCGCCGGCACCGTGGGATGGAATGCCGCACGAACGGCCGCCGCCATGGATGCCGAGGTATTGCTGCTCGACCGCTCACCCCAGCGGTTGCGCAGCCTGGAGGCCGACCGGCGCGGTCGCTTGATGAGTGTGGTGAGCAGCCGCGGGCTTCTGGAACGGTTGGTGCCAACGGCGGATCTGGTGATCGGAGCCGTGCTCACTCCCGGCGGGCGCGCCCCCACCCTGGTGGACGAGGAGATGGTGAAGCAGATGCGGCCCGGTTCGGTGATCGTGGATGTGGCCATCGACCAAGGCGGCTGCATCGCCACAAGCCAGGAGACGACCCACCGCGATCCCACCGTGACCATCCACGGCGTGCAGCACTACGCCGTGGGCAACATGCCTGGTGCGGTTCCGTTCACCTCCACCGAAGCCCTGGTGAGCGTGACACTCCCGTACATCCTGGGCATCGCCGGACGAGGTCTTGAGGAAGCGGTGACGGAACGACCGGAACTCATCTCCGGCCTAAACACGGTGCAGGGATCGGTCTGCCACCCCGGCGTGGCCAAAGCACTGGGGGTACCGCCGCGGCATCCGATGGCCTGCCTGCGTTAG
- a CDS encoding YchJ family protein, which translates to MPGGFGAASDQSSCPCGGGVYRNCCGPLHRGDQRAETAEQLMRSRYSAFARGEIDYLLATHPEPDVPAQQRRRSLERSCRQTRWFGLTVLGVSAGGPRDLDGTVQFEARYRGGVLKETSLFQRRDGAEDGPWLYVGALHLEG; encoded by the coding sequence ATGCCTGGCGGTTTCGGTGCAGCCTCCGATCAGAGCTCTTGCCCCTGTGGGGGTGGTGTTTATCGCAACTGCTGCGGGCCCTTGCATCGCGGCGATCAGCGTGCCGAAACGGCTGAACAGTTGATGCGCTCCAGATATTCAGCTTTTGCGCGCGGCGAGATCGACTATCTGCTGGCCACCCATCCCGAGCCGGATGTTCCAGCACAGCAGCGGCGTCGTTCCCTGGAGCGGAGTTGCCGGCAGACCCGTTGGTTCGGCTTGACTGTGCTGGGTGTCAGCGCCGGCGGCCCGCGTGATCTAGATGGAACGGTGCAGTTTGAAGCCCGTTATCGCGGTGGGGTGCTGAAGGAAACCTCCCTGTTTCAGCGTCGCGATGGCGCGGAGGATGGCCCTTGGCTCTATGTGGGTGCACTCCACTTGGAGGGCTAA
- a CDS encoding DUF3326 domain-containing protein, whose protein sequence is MSSAPMPTLMLVPTGIGCDIGGYAGDALPSARLLAAASGCLITHPNVMNGASLYWSDSRVLYVEGYGLDRFAVGDWALRPVRRQRIGLLLDAGIEPELAQRQIQVAEGCRASLGLEIGPVITTDAPLEVTLECGASGASWGRLGCPDALLRAGERLKQAGATAISVVARFPEDSKSEELAAYRQGSGVDALAGAEAVISHLLVQHLQIPCAHAPALDPLPLDPQLDPRAAGEELGYTFLACVLVGLSRAPDLVSAPRQPGDLDAAQLGAVVVPEGALGGEAVLACVERNLPVVCVANPSVLSVTADAIGLSQGVLHASSYSEAAGLVLALREGLSPASLGRPLPALQRLD, encoded by the coding sequence GTGAGCTCGGCACCGATGCCAACGCTGATGCTGGTGCCGACAGGCATCGGTTGTGACATCGGTGGCTACGCCGGTGACGCCCTGCCGTCTGCACGGTTGCTGGCTGCAGCGAGCGGCTGCCTGATCACCCATCCCAATGTGATGAACGGGGCTTCGCTGTATTGGAGCGATTCCCGCGTGCTCTATGTGGAGGGCTATGGCCTCGATCGGTTTGCCGTGGGTGATTGGGCCCTGCGGCCGGTGCGAAGGCAACGGATCGGCTTGCTGCTGGATGCCGGCATCGAGCCCGAGCTGGCCCAGCGCCAGATTCAGGTGGCTGAGGGCTGTCGCGCCAGCCTGGGTTTAGAGATCGGCCCGGTCATTACAACGGATGCGCCCCTTGAGGTGACGCTTGAGTGCGGTGCCAGTGGCGCCAGCTGGGGGCGATTGGGGTGTCCTGATGCCTTGTTGCGGGCTGGTGAACGCTTGAAGCAAGCCGGGGCGACGGCGATTTCGGTGGTGGCCCGCTTTCCGGAGGATTCGAAGAGTGAGGAGTTGGCGGCTTATCGCCAGGGCAGTGGCGTGGATGCTCTGGCCGGTGCTGAAGCGGTGATCAGCCACCTGCTGGTGCAGCACCTGCAGATTCCCTGTGCCCATGCGCCCGCTTTGGACCCTTTGCCCCTGGATCCGCAGCTGGATCCAAGGGCGGCGGGTGAGGAGCTCGGCTACACCTTCCTGGCCTGCGTGTTGGTGGGGCTGAGCCGAGCACCGGATCTGGTGAGCGCCCCCCGACAGCCTGGCGATCTTGATGCGGCGCAATTGGGGGCAGTTGTGGTGCCCGAAGGTGCCCTGGGGGGGGAGGCGGTGTTGGCCTGTGTGGAGCGCAATTTGCCCGTGGTCTGCGTGGCCAATCCATCGGTGCTGTCGGTTACGGCCGACGCCATTGGTTTGAGCCAAGGCGTTCTTCATGCCAGCAGTTACAGCGAGGCAGCAGGGTTGGTGCTGGCGCTGCGGGAGGGATTGAGTCCGGCGTCCCTGGGCCGGCCACTACCAGCGCTGCAACGGTTGGATTGA
- a CDS encoding 2Fe-2S iron-sulfur cluster-binding protein codes for MSDVATYTVRAEFEGETHSFPCRADQTVLNAAEAAGITLPSSCCSGVCTTCAAVISEGSVEQPDAMGVKGELQQQGYSLLCVAFPRADLTLKAAQEDALYEAQFGQYQK; via the coding sequence ATGTCCGACGTGGCCACCTACACCGTCCGTGCCGAGTTCGAAGGCGAAACCCACAGCTTTCCCTGCCGCGCTGACCAGACGGTGCTGAATGCTGCTGAGGCCGCTGGCATTACCCTTCCCAGCTCCTGCTGCTCCGGGGTATGCACCACTTGTGCTGCGGTGATCAGCGAGGGCAGTGTTGAACAGCCCGATGCAATGGGCGTGAAGGGTGAGCTTCAGCAGCAGGGCTACAGCCTGCTGTGTGTGGCTTTCCCGCGGGCCGATCTCACCCTCAAGGCGGCGCAAGAGGATGCGCTCTACGAAGCCCAGTTCGGTCAATACCAGAAGTGA
- a CDS encoding TIGR02466 family protein, with the protein MGVLQLHQLFPTVVATTQLPLDPLQQATCIQALLELRGEADGNPSEGCAWTGDLHEVWQLHQQQPFQALAQLVVEQAWNYLDSLGFERSQVALHLQRCWPVISDWDQAVGRHHHPNAHLSAVLYLTGNGSGEEGVLRLHTSHQPNELVAGLAVGYGGPIAEGHPFNQSHWDLAPRQGLLLLFPSSLHHSVLPNDAPDELRCSISFDFVLTAPMQGGSPEFLAPHPRHWDSLEEPIA; encoded by the coding sequence GTGGGCGTGCTTCAGCTTCATCAGCTCTTCCCCACCGTCGTGGCAACAACGCAACTTCCTCTCGACCCTCTGCAGCAGGCGACCTGCATTCAGGCTCTGCTGGAGCTTCGCGGCGAGGCCGATGGCAACCCCAGTGAAGGCTGCGCCTGGACGGGCGACCTGCATGAGGTGTGGCAGCTGCATCAACAGCAGCCCTTTCAGGCCTTGGCTCAGCTGGTGGTTGAGCAGGCCTGGAATTATCTCGATTCGCTTGGGTTTGAGCGAAGCCAAGTGGCCCTGCATCTGCAGCGTTGCTGGCCGGTGATCAGTGATTGGGATCAAGCGGTTGGCCGCCACCATCACCCCAATGCCCATCTCAGCGCTGTTCTCTACCTCACCGGTAACGGCTCGGGAGAAGAAGGCGTGTTGCGGCTGCATACCTCCCATCAACCCAATGAGTTGGTGGCGGGTTTGGCCGTTGGTTATGGCGGCCCAATTGCTGAAGGCCACCCGTTCAATCAGTCCCACTGGGATCTGGCCCCACGCCAGGGTTTGCTGCTGCTGTTTCCGTCGAGCCTGCACCACAGCGTTCTGCCCAATGACGCCCCAGACGAGCTGCGCTGTTCCATCAGTTTTGATTTCGTGCTGACAGCACCAATGCAGGGTGGTTCGCCGGAATTTCTGGCGCCCCACCCCCGCCATTGGGACTCGCTGGAGGAGCCCATTGCCTGA